The following proteins come from a genomic window of Venturia canescens isolate UGA chromosome 4, ASM1945775v1, whole genome shotgun sequence:
- the LOC122410194 gene encoding solute carrier family 52, riboflavin transporter, member 3-A-like, with the protein MKVSIRTYVTNGQKYLLSYPFVVHSLVVVFGLSAWIGVNGIFVQLPLLVLSAPEKWDLAAYVVVIIQAANIGPIVYTIAKKCCNLVNEAICISVLLFMGTLAMGFLAFYYNQTLHIGNSRYSVAMFICVFLTALVGCTSSVLFMPYLRNSNEKYLVSYFIGEGLSGVVPSVIALFQGVGGNAECRDYKNGTVVEITADPRFPPKDYFIILFVILLTSFCTFGLLRYLPSIKKEVTKPVDTNELERQEKIEGQCNFSMEFKDSNFPDNVRIKSSSIVQSSGCVDKEEMNLCRTIYLHVLLSFICFLGNGFLPGIQTYSCLPYGNVAFHLTVTLANIANPVACLFSLFYDSVQMKILDLLSVVGMLATAYAIYSAAASPTPPLQNSVIGVAIIVSVWIILTGIISYLKLSITSKIRQKLGPKALIDAGIVMQSGSACGAVLSFVLISFTTSFQQHRSCILL; encoded by the coding sequence ATGAAAGTAAGCATTAGAACGTACGTGACGAATGGACAAAAGTATTTGTTGTCCTATCCTTTCGTGGTCCATTCATTGGTTGTCGTCTTTGGATTATCTGCATGGATCGGTGTCAATGGAATCTTCGTACAGCTACCTTTGTTAGTACTTTCTGCGCCAGAGAAATGGGACCTGGCAGCTTATGTGGTGGTAATAATACAAGCAGCAAACATAGGCCCGATAGTTTACACAATAGCGAAAAAATGCTGTAATCTGGTCAATGAAGCAATCTGTATTTCTGTGTTACTATTCATGGGAACTTTGGCCATGGGTTTTCtagcattttattacaacCAAACACTTCACATAGGCAACTCGAGGTACAGTGTAGCTATGTTCATTTGTGTTTTCCTAACGGCTCTAGTTGGTTGCACTAGCTCCGTCCTATTTATGCCCTATCTTCGTAAcagcaatgaaaaatatttagtcTCTTATTTCATAGGAGAAGGTCTCAGCGGCGTTGTGCCCAGTGTAATAGCACTATTTCAAGGTGTTGGTGGCAATGCTGAATGTAGGGATTACAAAAATGGTACTGTGGTAGAAATAACTGCAGATCCTAGATTTCCACCTAAGGATTACTTCATTATTCTCTTTGTAATTCTCCTCACATCATTCTGTACCTTTGGACTACTACGGTACCTCCCTTCTATCAAAAAAGAAGTGACAAAACCTGTCGATACTAATGAACTTGAAAggcaagaaaaaatagaagGCCAATGCAattttagcatggaatttaaagattcaaattttcctgACAATGTAAGGATAAAATCATCCTCAATTGTACAGTCATCCGGCTGTGTAGATAAAGAAGAAATGAATCTGTGTCGTACAATTTATTTACACGTTCTTCTtagtttcatttgttttttaggCAATGGCTTTTTGCCCGGTATACAAACTTACTCTTGTTTACCATACGGTAACGTAGCATTCCATTTGACAGTGACCTTAGCCAATATCGCCAATCCTGTAGCTTGTCTATTTTCACTATTTTACGATTCGGTCCAAATGAAAATCTTAGATTTATTGTCCGTTGTTGGGATGCTAGCTACTGCTTATGCTATATATTCAGCAGCTGCCTCACCAACTCCACCCCTTCAAAATTCAGTTATAGGTGTTGCTATCATCGTCTCTGTTTGGATCATCTTAACTGGCATTATATCTTATTTGAAATTATCTATAACTTCGAAAATACGACAAAAACTTGGCCCAAAGGCACTCATTGATGCTGGAATTGTCATGCAATCTGGTTCAGCCTGCGGTGCTGTTCTTTCTTTCGTACTCATTAGTTTTACCACCTCCTTTCAACAACACAGATCATGTATACTGCTGTGA
- the LOC122410196 gene encoding F-box/WD repeat-containing protein 9-like produces MSMENSNVFSNRLYSDSSAITFLDLPVEVFLHICSFLDTKTLLHGLSCTCKQFYEILNDDSLWKVRIGQIWQNVRYPVFPPDEEDDSFWKQSCVRIENHVSFWKNKQGVREISLAEGHFTTVDTLMLIEKGQYLISGGRDRTLCCWDLCSGWNTNTQYETNQMSHDGWIWDLTAVDKTFYSCSWDKSVKSWHINNLHLMPIRKFEMDVAGALLCITSYPGVNLLATGSQCRSVILFDPRVGTESAFRYRSHKGAVLKVAMNENYVLSASEDKTVSVWDQRAAKTLTTIEIAKDAFPMSMAMDKRAVYVGDNSGRLHILDSRNRFEMVKSYDTGHTKGINCLCATPGGLITGSLDKTVRFLSPTDPPQLITRLSGSVGEIAGMDYQNGVLAICGSYIQVWRPRID; encoded by the exons ATGTCTATGGAAAATTCTAACGTTTTTTCCAACCGACTTTATTCAGACAGTTCGGCTATCACATTTTTGGATCTTCCAGTTGAG gTATTCCTACACATATGTTCGTTCTTGGACACTAAGACTCTTTTACATGGTCTCAGCTGCACCTGTAAACAGTTTTATGAGATACTGAACGATGACTCATTGTGGAAAGTGAGGATTggccaaatttggcaaaacGTTCGGTATCCAGTCTTTCCACCTG ACGAAGAAGATGATTCATTCTGGAAACAGTCCTGTGTTAGAATTGAGAATCATGTTTCCTtctggaaaaataaacaaggGGTTCGAGAGATTAGCCTGGCAGAAGGTCACTTTACTACCGTTGATACGCTTATGCTCATAGAG AAAGGACAATACCTCATATCAGGTGGAAGAGATCGTACCTTATGTTGCTGGGATTTGTGTTCAGGATGGAATACGAATACGCAATACGAAACGAACCAAATGTCACACGACGGATGGATATGGGATTTGACAGCTGTGGATAAAACATTTTACAGTTGTAGTTGGGACAAATCGGTCAAATCGTGGCATATAAATAATCTCCACCTCATGccaattagaaaatttgagat gGACGTTGCTGGTGCGTTATTGTGCATCACTTCCTATCCTGGAGTTAACCTGTTGGCAACAGGTTCGCAATGCCGAAGTGTGATATTATTCGATCCTCGTGTTGGCACCGAATCAGCCTTTCGATATCGATCTCACAAAGGAGCCGTTCTCAAGGTCGCCATGAACGAAAATTATGTACTCTCTGCTAGTGAAGACAAAACTGTCAGTGTTTGGGATCAACGAGCTGCTAAAACCCTGACGACCATCGAG ATTGCTAAAGATGCTTTTCCAATGAGCATGGCAATGGACAAGAGAGCAGTCTATGTTGGCGACAATAGCGGACGATTGCATATCCTTGATTCTCGGAATAGGTTTGAAATGGTTAAATCTTATGATACTGGTCATACGAAGGGAATCAACTGTTTGTGCGCGACTCCTGGTGGTTTAATCACCGGTTCACTTGATAAAACTGTGAGATTCCTCAGCCCAACCGATCCTCCGCAACTGATCACCAGATTGAGTGGTTCTGTCGGCGAAATAGCTGGg ATGGATTACCAAAACGGTGTACTTGCTATATGCGGGTCTTACATTCAAGTCTGGCGACCAAGGATTGATTAA
- the LOC122410195 gene encoding solute carrier family 52, riboflavin transporter, member 3-A-like, giving the protein MSNTLSQRLSNRRLIVDVLALMFGVGAWIGVNGIYVQLPLLVNTAPEGWGLPAHMVMLVQIANLGPILYTLYTKYTSWVRDHYIIYALLGMASAAIFAMAFTYDKTSVVFGAEHSTALLGLMFLTAVVGCTSSVLFMPYMRNYREIYLVTYLVGEGLSGFVPSVAALVQGVGGNPECVNTTKPDAEIRSYMTVYPQPRFSIEIFFTLVGTLLFLSFLAFIGLNKLAVARGERVKQPGSTETLPTEMNAPPSYKTTAGWTMSKPLYNYLLCMMGVICFLGHSTLPSIQSYSCLPYGNVAYHLTVTLASMANPLAMCLGFVLKDPKSPNFLTWLTGAILILSSFVLYLAVQSPTPPFQGSWIGEFLVVISWVLVNGLIGFVKMGITTLFRPDPGRGLYYIGVATQVGSLAGAIMIFVLVNHAGTFKSYEPCSALMAH; this is encoded by the exons ATGAGCAACACTCTGTCACAGCGATTGAGCAATCGACGATTAATCGTCGATGTACTTGCTCTTATGTTTGGGGTCGGAGCCTGGATTGGTGTTAATGGAATTTATGTACAGTTACCTTTATTAGTCAATACAGCACCCGAAGGATGGGGTTTACCAGCTCATATGGTCATGCTAGTACAGATTGCTAATTTGGGACCCATTTTATACACTCTTTATACAAA GTACACATCATGGGTCAGAGATCATTACATAATATATGCTCTACTGGGCATGGCATCAGCGGCAATATTTGCAATGGCGTTTACTTACGACAAGACATCTGTGGTATTCGGAGCTGAGCATTCAACAGCATTGCTCGGTTTGATGTTTCTAACGGCGGTGGTGGGATGCACGTCGTCAGTGTTATTCATGCCATACATGAGAAATTACCGAGAAATATATTTGGTAACGTATTTGGTTGGAGAAGGACTTAGTGGATTCGTGCCGAGTGTAGCAGCGCTTGTACAAGGAGTTGGCGGCAATCCGGAATGTGTGAACACTACGAAACCAGACGCGGAGATTCGAAGTTATATGACAGTTTATCCACAGCCGCGTTTTTCCATCGAGATATTTTTTACTCTCGTCGGTACATTGTTGTTTTTAAGTTTTCTCGCGTTCATTGGCTTGAACAAGCTCGCGGTCGCGCGGGGCGAGAGAGTCAAACAACCGGGAAGCACTGAAACTTTGCCGACCGAAATGAACGCGCCACCCAGTTACAAAACTACCGCTGGTTGGACGATGTCAAAACCTTTGTACAATTATCTCTTGTGCATGATGGGCGTCATTTGTTTTCTGGGCCACAGCACCTTGCCCAGCATTCAATCTTATTCGTGTTTACCTTACGGTAACGTCGCCTATCATCTCACAGTCACTTTGGCCTCTATGGCAAATCCTCTAGCCATGTGCTTAGGCTTTGTCCTCAAAgatccaaagtctccaaactTTCTCACTTGGCTCACAGGCGCTATTCTCATATTATCGAGCTTCGTACTTTATCTCGCTGTGCAATCTCCGACACCACCTTTCCAAGGCTCCTGGATCGGTGAATTTCTCGTTGTCATTTCATGGGTCTTGGTCAATGGTCTTATAGGCTTTGTCAAAATGGGCATTACCACGCTTTTCCGACCGGATCCTGGCCGAGGACTCTATTACATTGGCGTTGCCACTCAGGTTGGCTCTCTCGCAGGTGCTATCATGATTTTCGTCCTTGTCAATCATGCTGGAACTTTTAAATCTTACGAACCCTGCTCAGCACTCATGGCACACTGA
- the LOC122410193 gene encoding uncharacterized protein, with product MSTLASEALGISVRGDITSSSTTLMPTVTRVEPRIDVNPVSVILAISIVFILAPITISSNAMILAAFYRYKRLRTASNCLLASLAVSDFGVGVFMPFGMHLELSGLPNNVEVSSVCIVPYCIVIALCSVSVLVTVAIAVDRLTSLAQPLRYKNIITHSSVEKYIAVFWLYSIAVGLSPLIYGHTMGFAQSSHSGNCRFNAAVRPPVQVFLVLAVWAPSALVLLGCYMYVYLVARAHARAIYTVELSFRHQTQTMALPRYGQTLALTVGAFLVLWLPFQACMLLDVFCGTKILSEWVVVWLGLPILGHSAANPWIYAFHHGEMRVAAAKIAEDVVTRFGIHPSRYGCSPVRRGSNTNFELAEVNKSNEIRPPPVEDCFAAKHLTTFYQREKTKCSPGELFSSDTDISPEGIDPTRRFSIGSLTADIVEEDIHDLTNMLKPEYAIDRNHLIDSNHNIDKIRHLKHLLDPTFNKIRQLKCLNSKRTGAKTLDHRLDEPKFISYQNLKSDEDANRIIRQLNTMSDPTLHADNSHSIDCSQVLTEGLCDDALLCRRRNSNLSSMSDPNLKTAQANTPAIGSTKIGSPRDRNRDKNHGYSVHSLEHENSTGKSTLQCRRIDTLRKTCDSPNSVSALRTFELEAPPNATLFKIAEQQNSHRKYSNRHITLTTNKLANLNSDDRKARRAIKHSALSKNGNARLRQEFLKHSESISAIEKSFHAKLPEPGGFMDNLAVPTIHSEPSSPVQPLPLDSVSEGEPLAIFSHTEKYVSSSPTTRDPWASISVTNRSQHRETFVPSPSRLSNPMPHVLLNVGEKQVESRSGACHSPSRIEDASRARSGGLVPEELAAAILLSAEKGRERRPSGTVFSEHDSTRFSSRRPSDLRWSESSRSQEVLSTVNDRQKSPSSYSVNNVKSCTSGSDFNDVTCLGSFACPDALTSSLRESLFEPQSVPNSEVYTSLEDLENPEGFSPVIEHGKTSASSVMPMVHYSVSTVNLERPKNYLNYCDDNTQSKSSESVLKNHHRAILRLEASVHRSRPRVRPGKDCIIQDSPFKRNSRLAPLALPTPMEICTPTYDAATEIKGTSGVGVRV from the exons ATGTCTACTCTGGCATCGGAAGCTCTTGGAATCTCCGTGAGGGGGGATATTACGAGCAGCAGCACGACCCTCATGCCAACAGTGACGAGGGTAGAACCGCGGATCGATGTCAATCCTGTCTCAGTCATATTAGCCATCTCCATTGTCTTTATACTTGCTCCAATCACCATTAGCAGTAACGCCATGATTTTAGCTGCCTTCTATCGTTACAAGAGGCTCAGAACAGCCTCAAATTGTTTGCTCGCCTCTCTCGCAGTCAGTGACTTTGGG GTCGGAGTATTCATGCCATTTGGTATGCACTTGGAACTCTCGGGACTTCCGAATAACGTGGAAGTCTCGAGTGTCTGTATAGTTCCCTATTGCATAGTCATAGCTCTGTGCAGCGTCAGCGTTCTGGTAACCGTCGCTATCGCCGTCGACAGACTAACTTCTCTGGCTCAACCACTCCGTTACAAGAATATCATTACCCACAGCAGCGTCGAGAAATATATCGCCGTTTTCTGGCTCTACTCTATCGCTGTTGGACTCTCGCCTCTTATTTACGGCCACACAATGGGGTTCGCACAGTCGTCGCACAG CGGAAATTGTCGTTTCAACGCAGCCGTTCGACCCCCCGTGCAAGTGTTTCTCGTCCTGGCTGTATGGGCACCGAGTGCCCTTGTATTGTTGGGTTGTTACATGTACGTTTATCTCGTCGCTCGTGCGCACGCACGAGCTATATACACCGTTGAATTGTCCTTCAGGCACCAGACCCAAACCATGGCTCTTCCACGTTATGGTCAAACACTGGCTCTCACTGTCGGAGCTTTCCTCGTGCTCTGGCTACCGTTCCAG GCTTGCATGCTGCTGGATGTATTTTGTGGTACGAAAATACTCTCGGAATGGGTGGTGGTATGGCTAGGATTGCCAATACTGGGCCACAGCGCTGCAAATCCTTGGATTTACGCGTTTCATCACGGGGAGATGCGCGTAGCTGCGGCCAAAATAGCCGAGGACGTGGTTACGCGTTTCGGAATACATCCGAGTCGTTACGGTTGTTCGCCGGTACGTCGTGGTTCGAACACGAATTTCGAGCTGGCCGAGGTGAACAAAAGTAACGAAATACGCCCGCCACCCGTCGAGGATTGTTTCGCGGCGAAGCATTTAACGACGTTTTATCaacgtgaaaaaacaaaatgctcGCCCGGTGAATTATTCAGCAGCGACACTGACATATCGCCGGAGGGGATCGATCCCACCAGACGATTTTCCATCGGCAGCTTGACCGCCGATATCGTCGAGGAGGATATCCACGATTTGACAAATATGCTCAAGCCTGAATACGCGATTGACCGGAACCATTTGATCGACTCGAATCACAACATCGACAAAATAAGACATTTGAAACACCTCTTAGATCCAACCTTCAACAAGATACGCCAGCTCAAATGTCTGAACAGCAAACGTACTGGCGCCAAAACCCTCGACCATCGACTCGACGAGCCCAAATTCATTTCCTATCAGAATCTCAAGAGCGACGAGGATGCCAACAGAATAATTCGCCAATTGAACACCATGTCGGATCCCACTTTGCACGCTGACAATTCTCATTCCATCGACTGCAGCCAAGTTCTCACCGAAGGACTGTGCGACGATGCGCTACTGTGTCGACGGAGAAACTCCAATCTGTCCTCCATGTCGGATCCCAATCTGAAAACTGCGCAGGCTAATACTCCGGCGATTGGATCGACCAAAATTGGGAGCCCGCGAGACCGCAACCGGGACAAAAATCACGGCTACTCCGTGCACAGCCTCGAGCATGAAAACTCCACGGGTAAATCGACTCTGCAATGTCGTAGAATCGACACGCTCAGAAAAACCTGCGATTCTCCGAACTCCGTATCAGCCCTGAGGACCTTCGAACTGGAGGCTCCGCCAAACGCGACTTTATTCAAAATCGCTGAACAACAAAACTCTCACAGGAAATATTCCAACAGGCATATTACTCTCACTACGAACAAGCTCGCCAATCTCAACTCGGACGATCGGAAAGCGCGAAGAGCCATCAAACATTCGGCTCTCTCGAAAAACGGCAACGCCAGATTgagacaagaatttttgaaacacTCCGAATCTATAAGCGCCATCGAGAAAAGCTTCCATGCCAAACTGCCTGAACCTGGAGGGTTCATGGACAACCTCGCTGTGCCGACCATTCACTCCGAACCTTCCAGCCCCGTTCAACCACTTCCCCTTGACTCCGTTTCGGAGGGAGAACCACTCGCCATATTTTCTCacactgaaaaatat GTTTCATCGAGTCCAACGACGCGGGATCCATGGGCGTCGATTTCGGTGACAAACAGAAGCCAGCATCGCGAGACGTTTGTGCCAAGTCCATCTCGGCTCTCGAACCCGATGCCCCATGTGCTATTAAATGTTGGTGAGAAGCAGGTTGAGTCGAGGTCCGGAGCGTGCCATTCGCCGAGTAGAATCGAGGACGCTTCACGAGCCCGATCCGGTGGATTGGTGCCCGAGGAATTGGCTGCAGCGATTCTTCTCAGCGCGGAAAAGGGCCGCGAGAGACGTCCCTCAGGCACGGTGTTCTCGGAGCACGATTCAACGAGGTTCAGCTCACGACGACCGTCCGATCTCAGGTGGTCCGAATCGTCCAGGTCGCAGGAAGTGCTCTCGACCGTGAACGATCGTCAGAAATCGCCGTCCTCCTATTCAGTGAATAATGTTAAAAGCTGCACAAGCGGAAGTGACTTTAACGACGTTACGTGTCTCGGGTCATTCGCTTGTCCGGACGCCCTGACCTCGTCCTTACGGGAATCCTTATTCGAGCCCCAGTCCGTACCGAATTCCGAAGTATACACGTCGCTCGAAGACCTCGAGAATCCGGAGGGCTTCTCGCCGGTAATCGAGCACGGAAAAACATCGGCGTCTTCGGTAATGCCGATGGTACATTACTCCGTATCTACTGTGAATCTGGAACGACcgaaaaattacttgaacTATTGTGACGACAATACCCAGAGCAAGTCCAGCGAATCGGTACTGAAAAACCATCACCGTGCTATCCTGCGACTCGAGGCGTCCGTACATCGAAGCAGACCTCGTGTCCGCCCTGGTAAAGACTGCATTATCCAAGATTCACCGTTCAAGAGAAATTCGAGACTAGCTCCACTGGCTCTACCAACGCCAATGGAAATTTGCACTCCGACGTACGACGCAGCCACTGAAATAAAAGGAACTTCCGGTGTCGGTGTACGGGTGTAA